TACTAATGGGGCTTTTAGACCATATATTACCAGTGACAATATGATAAGTTTAGGAGCTTCAACCGCGCGTTGGACAGATTTATGGCTCAGCGGAAATGCTTCAATAGCCGGCAACGTCGGCATCGGGACGACGAGCCCGAAAACAGTATTGCAGGTAAACGGGGTGATTACGCCGAACAATAATAATACCTATACCTTGGGCGACGCTACTTATCGCTTTAGCGAGGTGTACGCCACTAACGGAGTTATAAATACTTCTGACGCGCGGCTAAAGGAAAATATCGTTAGCTTGGGCTATGGCCTTGATACCTTATTGCAATTAAACCCGGTTAGCTTTACTTGGAAAGATAAGCCGGCAGGCGGCACCTACCTTGGTTTAATCGCCCAGGAGGTTTTAACGCTAATACCCGAAATCGTTAATATTGGAAATGATCCGAATCGGACTTTAGGCTTGAATTATGACGGCCTGGCTCCGATTTTAATAAAAGGCCTGCAGGAAGAAAACGCTCGGGTTGATTCCATTGCCGATCAAGTTGAGATTCTAAATATTTCCGCGACCTCGACCGAAGCTCTGGTCGAAATCGAAACCGGCGAAGACTCCCCGGCCGCCGCCGCCTTTGTCGTAAACCAGGCGGGTGAAGGCGACGTCGCCGATTTCCGCTCGGCGGACGTTAGTATTATGAATGTGTCGTCCCAGGGAAAAGTGGCGATTGTCGGAGAATTAGAAGTTGACGGCCGAATTATGGTCTGCTCTTCCGGCGCCTGCTCATCGCGCTTGGACGAAAAAGTTGACGACACTATGGGCGACTTAGGCGTTGAAGGAAAAGTCGTGGCCGGAGCGTACGAGGGCTATTGCGACGAAGGCTACGTCTGGATCCCCGGTTCGGCCGAGTACGGGACTCTGCCCGGATTTTGCATTATGGCTAACCGGGCGAGCATAGGGGATAAACCGCAATCAATTGATTCTTCCACTGCTTACTGGACTAGCCTTTCGCAGGGCGAAGCCGATATCCACTGCCAGTCTTTAGGCGAAGGTTATCATTTGACGACCGACTCTGAATGGATGACCATCGCCGAAAATATTACCCGGGTGGCGGCGAACGACTCGGACGCCGGAAAAGAAGGTTTACAGCTCTCTCTTTCAGCTTCGGGTCTGGCTCTTACTAATGGCAATTCAATCTACGGCTTAACCGGAATGGGCGAATGGACTAAAGGGATCGCTAACCGGGGCGACTTGCCTTTAGTCGGAAGCTTTGACTGGGCCGAGTACGGCGACGTGTCTTCATATAAGTCGCTCGGCATCATCCGCCCTCCTTATTATATGACTGACACTGACAATGGAATTGGTAAAATTATGACTGGTGAAACCGGCGGCAACGTCCGCGGGTATATCCGGGGCCTGAACGGAGTATATTCTTTAGACCTGTCGCACGCCCCGACCGAGAGCTTGCCTGAAGTCGGGTTTAGATGCGCGAAGTAGGGAAGATAAAGAAATACCCGCTAACATTACTGCGCATGAAACCGAAATAAGCCTTGACAGCCTTGATAATTATGTATATACTCTGTATATAATTTATATATATAAAGTAATAATATGAATCAAGCCGTAATAAACGTAAAAATTGACCCGAAAGTTAAAAGCCAAGCCCAAAAAGTCGCCGCCGATTTAGGGCTTTCTTTAAGCGGGCTTTTAAATGCTTACTTGAGGAATGTTATCAGGACAAAAGAAGTCTGCTTCAGCCTTAATAAGCCGGAAATTCCTTCCGCCCGGCTTATCAGATCAATAAAAAAAGCGGAAGAAGACTGGAAGAAGGGAAATTATTATACCGCCGATAGCGTTGATGATCTTATCGAACAGCTTGAGGGGCGGATAAAGAAAAAAGACGGCAAGAAAAAATAGCGAAAACTCTTCGCTGGATATGCTAATTCATTATACAAGGAGGTTTCTAAAAGACGCCGAAAAAGCTCCCGAGAAAATCAGGAGAAATTTTTACGAACGCTTAAAAATATTTGAAAATGATAAATTTTATTCACAGCTTAATAATCATGCCCTTTGCGGAAAATATTCAGGGAGCCGGAGCATCAACATAACCGGAAACTGGAGGGCAGTGTTTAAAGAAAAAAATAACGGAAAAGAGATTCTTTTTATTGGACTGGGAACTCACAGCCAGCTGTACAAAAAATAACAGGGGCGAATATGTTATTGAAAAACAGGTAAAATCCGTGTGTATCAATGATCGCGCTG
This sequence is a window from Patescibacteria group bacterium. Protein-coding genes within it:
- a CDS encoding tail fiber domain-containing protein gives rise to the protein TNGAFRPYITSDNMISLGASTARWTDLWLSGNASIAGNVGIGTTSPKTVLQVNGVITPNNNNTYTLGDATYRFSEVYATNGVINTSDARLKENIVSLGYGLDTLLQLNPVSFTWKDKPAGGTYLGLIAQEVLTLIPEIVNIGNDPNRTLGLNYDGLAPILIKGLQEENARVDSIADQVEILNISATSTEALVEIETGEDSPAAAAFVVNQAGEGDVADFRSADVSIMNVSSQGKVAIVGELEVDGRIMVCSSGACSSRLDEKVDDTMGDLGVEGKVVAGAYEGYCDEGYVWIPGSAEYGTLPGFCIMANRASIGDKPQSIDSSTAYWTSLSQGEADIHCQSLGEGYHLTTDSEWMTIAENITRVAANDSDAGKEGLQLSLSASGLALTNGNSIYGLTGMGEWTKGIANRGDLPLVGSFDWAEYGDVSSYKSLGIIRPPYYMTDTDNGIGKIMTGETGGNVRGYIRGLNGVYSLDLSHAPTESLPEVGFRCAK
- a CDS encoding type II toxin-antitoxin system mRNA interferase toxin, RelE/StbE family, whose amino-acid sequence is MLIHYTRRFLKDAEKAPEKIRRNFYERLKIFENDKFYSQLNNHALCGKYSGSRSINITGNWRAVFKEKNNGKEILFIGLGTHSQLYKK
- a CDS encoding type II toxin-antitoxin system RelB/DinJ family antitoxin — protein: MNQAVINVKIDPKVKSQAQKVAADLGLSLSGLLNAYLRNVIRTKEVCFSLNKPEIPSARLIRSIKKAEEDWKKGNYYTADSVDDLIEQLEGRIKKKDGKKK